Proteins from a single region of Sediminitomix flava:
- a CDS encoding arylsulfatase, with protein sequence MDSKDLLKGLGLGTALLGAALPSEAEDGGKPEANKNQKPNILVIMGDDVGWFNISAYNDGMMGYKTPNIDRIAADGIRFTDAYAQQSSTAGRSAFITGQSPIRTGLTKVGMPGADLGLRNEDPTLAELLKPLGYTTGQFGKNHLGDKDEFLPTNHGFDEFYGNLYHLNAEEEPENPDYPNDPGFREQFGPRGVIHATADGPVKDTGPLTKKRMETIDDEVMSYAQNFIEKAVKEDKPFFTWVNTSRMHVWTHLKPESEGVTGQGVYADGMVEHDGHVGQLLKQLEELGIEENTIVIYATDNGAEVCTWPDGGTIPFKGEKNTTWEGGFRAPMMVKWPAKIKGGQVSNEIISLEDWVPTLMAAAGDADIKEKLKEGHQAGDSHFKVHLDGYNFLPYFEGKEVSGPRHEFFYFTDGGSLSAVRTDDWKIMFSLQEVHGLDVWRKPLTTLRAPLVINLRRDPFERAMEESIGYDKWWADHMFMFVPSQQNVAKFLETFKEFPPRQRPASWVIDDVFSNIPTVQELEAEGKK encoded by the coding sequence ATGGATTCTAAAGACTTACTAAAAGGATTGGGCTTGGGAACTGCTTTACTCGGAGCAGCTTTACCTTCAGAAGCAGAAGATGGAGGAAAGCCTGAAGCAAACAAAAATCAGAAACCTAACATTCTTGTCATCATGGGAGATGATGTCGGTTGGTTCAACATCAGTGCCTACAACGATGGAATGATGGGCTACAAAACACCTAACATTGATCGCATAGCGGCAGATGGTATTCGTTTCACAGATGCTTATGCACAGCAATCATCTACAGCTGGTCGTTCGGCATTTATTACAGGACAAAGTCCAATCAGAACAGGGCTTACTAAAGTAGGAATGCCGGGAGCTGATTTGGGATTGAGAAATGAAGACCCAACATTGGCAGAATTGCTGAAGCCTCTAGGATATACTACAGGACAATTTGGCAAAAATCATTTGGGAGATAAAGATGAATTCTTGCCTACAAACCATGGTTTTGATGAGTTCTACGGAAACCTTTATCACCTGAATGCGGAGGAAGAGCCCGAAAATCCCGACTATCCGAATGATCCAGGTTTCAGAGAACAGTTTGGTCCTCGTGGTGTCATTCATGCAACAGCCGACGGTCCAGTAAAAGATACAGGACCATTAACGAAAAAGAGAATGGAGACCATTGACGATGAAGTAATGAGTTATGCTCAAAACTTTATTGAAAAGGCTGTAAAAGAAGATAAACCATTCTTCACGTGGGTTAATACCTCTCGTATGCACGTTTGGACACACCTAAAACCTGAATCGGAAGGGGTGACAGGACAGGGAGTTTATGCCGATGGAATGGTAGAACATGATGGTCATGTCGGGCAACTTCTGAAACAATTGGAAGAGCTTGGAATCGAAGAAAATACCATAGTGATCTATGCAACTGATAATGGCGCAGAAGTTTGTACATGGCCTGATGGAGGAACAATTCCTTTTAAAGGAGAGAAAAACACAACTTGGGAAGGTGGTTTCAGAGCACCTATGATGGTGAAGTGGCCTGCCAAAATCAAAGGTGGACAAGTTTCAAACGAAATCATTTCTTTGGAAGATTGGGTGCCTACACTTATGGCTGCTGCAGGTGATGCTGATATCAAAGAAAAGTTGAAAGAAGGACATCAAGCAGGAGATTCACACTTCAAAGTTCATCTTGATGGCTATAATTTCTTACCCTATTTTGAAGGAAAAGAAGTAAGTGGCCCTCGTCATGAATTCTTCTACTTTACAGATGGAGGATCACTGTCAGCAGTTCGTACAGATGATTGGAAAATTATGTTCTCACTTCAAGAAGTACATGGACTAGATGTATGGAGAAAACCACTGACTACATTGAGAGCTCCATTGGTGATTAATTTAAGACGTGATCCATTTGAAAGAGCAATGGAAGAATCAATTGGTTATGATAAATGGTGGGCAGATCATATGTTTATGTTTGTTCCTTCTCAACAAAACGTAGCGAAGTTCTTGGAGACCTTTAAAGAGTTCCCTCCGAGACAGCGCCCTGCTTCTTGGGTAATTGACGATGTTTTCAGTAATATCCCAACAGTACAAGAGTTGGAAGCAGAAGGAAAAAAATAG
- the purB gene encoding adenylosuccinate lyase, with protein sequence MLNQLTAISPVDGRYGSKTAALSAYYSEFALIKYRVWVEIEYFIALCEQPIPQLEGFDKSLFPKLREIYEYFSEEDAQKVKDFEKVTNHDVKSVEYFIKEEFDKLGIQEHKEFIHFGLTSQDINNTSIPLSMKMANEKVVFPMLKETIAKIKELAEEWSAIPMLALTHGQPASPTRLGKELMVFVYRLEEQMKQLEAVPYSAKFGGATGNFNAHKVAYPSTDWIAFGNKFVGEYLGLKRSQFTTQIENYDNLAAMFDAYKRIDTILVDMSRDIWQYVSMKYFKQKINKNEVGSSAMPHKVNPIDFENAEGNLGIANAIFEHLAAKLPISRLQRDLTDSTVLRNIGVPMGHVVIALQSLLKGLNKLEINEAQFRQDLEDNWAVTAEAIQTILRREGYPKPYEALKELTRTNDVINEQAIHNFIQTLNVNDEIKAELMQITPYNYTGM encoded by the coding sequence ATGTTGAATCAGCTGACTGCGATCTCTCCCGTTGATGGACGTTACGGAAGTAAAACTGCGGCATTGAGTGCTTATTACTCTGAATTTGCCTTGATCAAGTATAGAGTTTGGGTAGAAATTGAATATTTCATCGCACTATGCGAACAACCAATCCCTCAATTAGAAGGTTTTGACAAGTCACTTTTCCCGAAATTGCGTGAAATCTATGAGTATTTCTCAGAAGAAGATGCGCAAAAAGTAAAAGATTTTGAGAAAGTAACAAACCACGATGTTAAATCTGTAGAGTACTTTATCAAAGAAGAATTTGACAAATTGGGTATCCAAGAGCACAAAGAGTTTATCCACTTCGGATTGACTTCTCAAGATATCAACAACACCTCAATTCCTCTTTCAATGAAAATGGCGAATGAGAAAGTTGTTTTCCCTATGTTGAAAGAGACAATTGCTAAGATTAAAGAATTGGCAGAAGAGTGGTCAGCAATCCCGATGCTAGCTCTTACTCACGGACAGCCTGCTTCTCCTACTCGTTTGGGTAAAGAATTGATGGTATTTGTTTACCGTTTGGAAGAGCAAATGAAGCAATTGGAAGCGGTTCCTTATTCTGCAAAGTTTGGCGGTGCTACAGGTAATTTCAATGCTCATAAAGTAGCATATCCTTCTACTGACTGGATTGCTTTCGGTAATAAATTTGTTGGCGAATACCTTGGTTTGAAGCGTTCGCAGTTCACTACTCAAATTGAGAACTACGATAACCTTGCGGCTATGTTTGATGCTTACAAACGTATCGATACAATCTTGGTAGATATGTCTAGAGATATCTGGCAATATGTTTCTATGAAGTACTTCAAGCAAAAGATCAACAAAAATGAAGTTGGTTCTTCAGCTATGCCTCATAAGGTAAACCCAATCGACTTCGAAAATGCAGAAGGAAACTTGGGTATTGCAAATGCAATCTTTGAGCACTTGGCTGCCAAATTGCCTATTTCTCGTTTGCAAAGAGACTTGACTGATTCAACGGTATTGAGAAACATTGGCGTACCAATGGGACACGTAGTAATTGCACTTCAATCGTTGTTGAAAGGTTTGAACAAATTGGAGATCAACGAAGCTCAATTCCGTCAAGACTTAGAAGACAACTGGGCTGTAACTGCCGAGGCTATCCAAACGATCTTGCGTAGAGAAGGTTATCCAAAACCATATGAGGCATTGAAAGAATTGACTCGTACAAACGATGTGATCAATGAGCAAGCAATTCACAATTTCATCCAGACATTGAATGTAAACGATGAAATCAAAGCTGAATTGATGCAAATTACGCCTTATAACTACACAGGAATGTAA
- a CDS encoding helix-turn-helix transcriptional regulator, whose protein sequence is MEEIEIIELPDGLLSEQVEQYEKVTGAVYNQELGQLSFDTNYGKGTIYEIYLQRELSVVISSIEVKKKLKIVRTNTEKIDQVKFNVFLKGNEEGLYDFNGVKMPAGVVFWSGGKHVYGDLQKGKFQWLTFYLSKSIVNNMEKTQSLEKWLHFIDENEFILIFESLTIELEDLSQRVLSLLGRKEAWADMMLKGLALQMMSLNIQMFYKRIINEKNFQVINSDDLQALFRIKQMIHESTETPPVVSDLAERANMSLRKFQRLFKQTFGVGASEYFQKVRMEKSVEMMRAGTYSLMDISTTLGFSSTSHFSSSFKKYFKQTPRKYMSSLKQYDH, encoded by the coding sequence ATGGAAGAAATCGAAATAATTGAATTGCCTGATGGCTTATTGTCTGAACAGGTTGAGCAATATGAAAAAGTAACAGGCGCGGTTTATAACCAAGAATTAGGACAGCTTAGTTTTGATACCAATTACGGTAAAGGGACAATCTATGAGATCTATTTACAGAGAGAGCTTTCAGTGGTAATTAGCTCGATTGAAGTAAAGAAGAAACTCAAAATAGTGAGGACAAATACGGAGAAAATTGATCAAGTGAAGTTCAATGTTTTCTTGAAAGGAAATGAAGAAGGATTATATGATTTTAATGGAGTTAAAATGCCTGCAGGTGTAGTTTTTTGGTCTGGGGGAAAGCATGTTTATGGCGATTTGCAAAAAGGAAAATTTCAATGGCTTACTTTTTACCTTTCTAAGTCAATCGTCAATAATATGGAGAAAACTCAGTCTTTAGAAAAATGGCTTCACTTTATAGATGAGAATGAGTTTATCTTGATTTTTGAATCTCTGACCATTGAACTTGAAGACTTGAGTCAGCGAGTTTTATCTTTGTTAGGTAGGAAAGAAGCATGGGCTGATATGATGCTCAAAGGATTGGCTTTACAGATGATGTCTTTGAATATTCAGATGTTTTATAAGCGAATCATTAATGAAAAAAACTTTCAAGTCATTAATTCAGATGATCTTCAAGCTTTATTTAGAATCAAGCAAATGATTCATGAAAGTACAGAAACACCTCCTGTAGTTTCGGATTTAGCTGAACGAGCAAACATGAGTTTACGAAAATTTCAACGTCTTTTTAAGCAAACTTTTGGAGTAGGAGCATCCGAGTATTTTCAGAAGGTACGGATGGAAAAGTCTGTGGAGATGATGAGGGCTGGAACATATTCTTTAATGGATATTTCGACTACACTTGGTTTTTCGAGTACAAGCCATTTTTCATCAAGTTTTAAAAAATACTTCAAACAGACTCCTCGAAAATACATGTCTAGCTTAAAGCAATATGATCACTAA